The DNA segment ATTCTGGAATTACAAAATAGctttaaaattcatttatttcactgCAAATACTTCGGCACACAAATGTTTGAGAAGTGTCCTTCACTTATGTAGGAGTTTATGGTTCCTTTGCCAGAATGTGCACTCAATTTAGAAACCTTGGAGACCTGAAATTGTGCCTTTGGAAGATTTCAGCTAAACGCCTGCATGAAAAACACCAGCCACACTGCAAGGCTAGGTCAGAAAGCCCACCTAATGGAGTTTCCATAATCTCAGACAATCAAAATCCATGCAAGGGGATCTTTACACATAGTTATTAGTTTGGCTGTCAACAGACTTAATAAACACacgtaaaaaaaagattttcttttttatttccaaAGATTGGTTTGCCAAACAGATTTTATGGTGAGTTGATGGATTCCAGACCTATGTTATACGCACAAGGAGGGACTTGGAAAAGCCAAAAGCATGTGCTGTGTGGCACTTGTTTATGTGCCTTTAATCAGGTTTATGGATCAAATGCAAACTGTCAGCTATGCTCTGGATTTCAAATCATTGCCACCAATATTACATACTTTGTTTATCACTGTAGTACGTTTGAATTCCAAGCCATGTGTTTGCAACCACTGTCTGAGGTGAATGTGAGAGGCATTCGTCAACCGATGACAGGAAAACTCAGATGCGCTTTGATGAAAACCAAGGCGTAATCAGCTCCTTATAGCTGAGAGACAGACTGAACTCATTCTCCATGGCTAAAAATGTGGTGCAACCTGTCACACGCAGGGCAGCAAGTGTATAGCGTAAATGTAGAGGGAGGGAAAGAAATGAAAAACTGAGCAAGAATGATGGGAAGCCTTACAGTATGTCATAAGCAATATAGCTGCACCAGGCTTATGTTTGGGTTCCATTTttctgcacacacatacacatttctgATGCATGCATCAATATTTTACTGTTCATTCCTGTAGGTGTGTGTCAACAAGAgggatttataaaaataaatcaatgtccAAAACACCACCCAACAGGAACTCATTAATGGGTGTGACATCAACATAACAAGCACAGGCATATGACTTGTTAATCAGTTAGCTTTCCCTAAGAGAACGCATTCAAAACATACATGCTTTGCAAATGGGATATTTAAAATGGGATAGCAGATGGATTTTGCACTAATGAATGTGAGTCTAGTGTAGAACACATTTATCTCATCCGCTGGCCCAGAAATGAATGTATTTTGTTAAATCAATCGCATGAGTGCGGCTGGATATCTATTATTAAGCATAAGGCTTAAAGCAATCAAGAATAAATTATTCTTGGGATATGTGCTGGAAAAACACTCTCTTAAACTGTAAAGAGTAAGAACACAAAAGTGAGTGtgctaatttaaaaatgaaagtgaaggtCGGATTAAACAAAATCCTCACTTAGCTTTAACAATACTGAAACAAATCAGCCTACTTGTGTATACATGACACAAAGCACATAAATGCTCAGAAACCAGCACTGACTGACTCATCATGGTCTCACCTAACTGTTCATCCAGTACGATACTGAGTTAAAGCCTCACCTCAGCATATAATTACTTTCAGACAGATTTGCAGGTATTTCAGCACTTGAGCCTCACAAGAATTCATGGATTTTATTGTATTAGAAAATATTAAACCAAATAGCATTTGCAGTTGCATGTTACACTAGAATTTTATCACAGTATTAAGTTCACTTTAAATCGAATGGGGTTTTGGTGATTTTTAGTGAATGTATTAAGTCAGTTCCTCTCAAGTTCACACATGGGCGTCCTATCAGAGTAACCACAAGCATATTTCTTCACATCAACATGAACTATGAACATATTCCACTACCAAGTGTACGAATACTTTTCAATAACCAAATAATCTCAAAGGTAAGGGTGTTATTTCTTTATAAATCCCGCTCGTTTTAATATTTTGCCTTTAAAACAATCGttacataataacaacaacaatacttTAAACATATGTTTATTGAGGCTAGATTTCAAAGTGTCTAAATATTTTTGAGACAACcctaaaaacaacataaaaatggaaaaatgctAAAATGCACATTTGTTAACAAATTAGGTTTTCCTGTGGTCCATGAACAGCACCCACATATCGCTGACAAACTAAGCCTATGTTCTGTGAGCATTTTGCTaacaatgaaattattattattattattattatgaaatgattatttctgaatgttctctaaATGTTAAAAACGTCCAGTTTAAAAATGTTCTaaacatttttctctctctctctctctcatttcccTCTTGAAACGTCATTaagagaaaattatatatattttttaaaaatcatttttcatatgggaacgttacttttgaaTATTCTCTGACCATTCTGaaacttaaaatgtaaaagaatgtTTGACAACCTAAAGGGTTTCAGAAAAACATTACAGGAATGATGTACAGATATGTATTTGTGCTAAAGTTTTGGGAACATTAGATAACTGAACgaacgttctattaatgttaTGTTATTCATAACTTTGAGCGAACACTGCCATAACGTTTTGAGAACGTTCCCTGTTAACTGGGCACATGACAAATGTCATAATGCCGACGTCACCCTAATGAAGTTATTCAAAAGATCATACTGTATATAACCTAATAAAAATGTAGCCTAACCCATAATCTTGTTGTAATTCGTCCGGCCGTATTACTGAATACTAGGCCTCATACCGATCTGAAAAAACACGCTGCAGTTGTATGGTGCcacacagaagtggagatgctggacaTTTACCTGTGTTTGCGTCAGTCCCAGTTTGGCGGCTAGATCTGCGCGCTCGGGCAGCGCGAGGTACTGGGTCTGCTGGAAGCGCTGGTGCAGCGCATGCAGCTGAACACTGGAGTAAATGGTTCGCGGTTTGCGGATCTTCTTCCCCTTGCCATTAAGGCAATGTTCACCATTCTCAATGACCGCTGGCTTTTCGTGGTCTTCAGGCATGCAAACGAAATAAAACGACAGCATTATGACACAGTAAACGGCTTTGGATAAATGTCTTCAAACAAGCAGTTTACAAGAGAAATCGTAAATTATGACCCACTAAAGAGCTGTTACTGTCTGTTTGATTTACGATTGCCAAATAGGAGATTTACCTGGTGTTTTAGGGGGAACATTAATGGGTCATcatttaagaaaagaaaaccatAATTAACGTCGCTTTAAAGTCAAGTTTACAGGCCGACGTTAATGTTATcttaagtttgtgtgcattgctCTGTCGATGAATTGCTAAAATGTGCAATGTTTATCTCGATATTAATGATATTTCTGACGAATGCATTAATTTTATTGTCACTAAGAGAAGCGTTACGTCACGTATAGGTATGAAAAGTTTTAATGTTGCCTTTAAATAAGACCCCCCTCCCCCACGCAATAAAGTTTAAGACCGAAAAACAAATTCTTGCaaaaaagttgttaaaaaaagATCACTGCCTTGCAATCCACACCATTTAGTGTTTGCCATTTGCCACTGATTTAGCCGAGTTCACTGAAACTCTtggtctttaaaaataaataggccaagtgatttttttttactaaatctggtagcctatttatttaaaaaaacagtgagtgtagttaaATTAGCTACTGTTATAAATGCACTCAATTTGAATTAGGCATAAGCCATGGCAGATATTAATCATATAATGAAACATGCCTGTATAAAGTTTACTTCTaattctgtacattttgtatagaaaaaaatgcattagcAAACATGCAGAAAGCATGCAGAATCTTTTAGGAAACAACGAAGACACGTCAAAACCTCACATTCTGATGTTTTATGAAGATACTCACTCGTTTCCTCAGCCCTCGCGTGCGCCAGAGTACTGTTGTGGTTGTTTGGCTGGTAAGGCATGTAAGCACCGGGAGCAGGAGCGCTCACCGGCCCGGGGTAGGCGTATCCCAGCGGCCGCCTGTAATGGGACGCGGTGGAAGGGTAGGGAGCATCGTGCTGGCGGTGTCCGCCTGAGTGCAATCCATGTACCGGGTAAATATTGTGTGCGTATCCGGATAAATGCTGCTGGTTGGTTGCAAGTCCGTGGCCGAACTCTAAAAATGCTGATTTGGATGGATCTAAACTATTCAGCGTATCAGGCATGAAACTCATAGACATAATTGACAGTCAAGTCCATAAAGCCCGAGGATGGTCTGAGTGCTGCATTGAACGTTCACTGTGCTCGAAAAAGACCTTGAACCGGATCCATCCCAAAATAAACTGGGACAAAACAAATAACCACGGATTTCTAAATGAAAACCTAATTCCCAAAGTCACTGCAGTGAATCTCATAGGTGAATgcgttaggttaggttaggttaggttatctTTCTCAAATCATGACAAAACCGCGCAATATCCAAGTCACCTCGGGCTCGAGTTCCTGTTTTTCTGACTGACTCGCGCTCCGCGAGAGCGCGTGATGATTGGTGCGTCACGCGACACCGGGGAGCGCTAAATGAACTTGATGAGCATTTGCTATCGAATTGCTGATGCTGAGCCCTGATATCGATCATGTCACATAATAATGATCTTCAATTTAAACACATCCTTTATTGCAtgacattatattaataatacaaatcaattaataatttttactaTTACAAACGGCAACGATCATAAAAAAACATGgagatattaaaatatgaatgagTGTCAGTGTAATAATGCCTGCTTCCGTTAATGCATTTCAGTGTACTATATTGGGGGCTTCAGCCACCTTAAAATGTGATTATGTGACATTTCTCCAAGTTTAGTGAAATCTTCTGAATACACCTATTCTAGTTGTATGCAGTGATTTCTTCCAAAACTTTTCACAAATACAGTGGTTTGCGCTCAATGTGATACACCTTCCATTCAGAAACTAAAATGACTGGAAGATGTTTGTTAATCCATTCCATTCCTCCGGTCCAGTTTTTATTTGTTCCACACTGTACACGCATTCTTGCTTCTTTTAGCGAGGAGAAAACTCGGAATTGTTCTCTGAAATATTTGTTATGCTCGTAATAAAGTATTGGATACAGCGattattcacatttaaaatacGAATTGTATACAGGCCTACACATATCGAATGAGCTGGAGTGTGTGaacaaaagtttaaaatatcaacgtagaattattttttatattcaatatttacACTTAAGTTTAATGGTCTgggaaataaataacttttatattagcTACTTTTAAAATcgtcagtttaaaataaatataagtttattttacaaaagcgttTAAGAAGTGAACCCGTGACCTTTAAAGCTGAAATCCTAAATCAACCCTTAGTTTTACTGGGTTcataggggattttttttaaatatatatattaacaggggcgtagcaagcttttcaaaagtgcgggggatggatgtggtttgtttataaacaataaaaacgatgacagaggggtacaaaatgcagggcttaaagttctaTGGCACTGTGCCGGATTTCCAGCTTGCAGCGTttggctgggaaaaaaaataatcataggcctacatttaaaaaaaaaaaaaaaaaaaaaatcagaaaaggggagaaaaaaaaaccccacacaaAACTTTTTCTCTAAtggtataaataatgtaacaatttactgtttttaaacattaaaataatatacacttttctttcatagttctttaacaggtatgcaaacaatgtcataatttctcacttttttctccTTAACAGGTAACGTTAATCAAACACAACAGGTAAGTATCCACAAAAGTATTCAGCTAATCAACAAAcaatgctcaaaatatcaaaatcagttgcACTGGCAATGAACCCATAAATACACTGCTTAACAATGGCAGTTTGTCCCCCCTCCTCGTCAAATCCCTGACTTCTTCGTCACAGTTATTTTATACATTGCATACCACATAACGTTACATATACATAACCGAATTTAGCTAGCTGCTGAACAATATCCCAATAATAGCAAttagcattagtctaaaaaacgaaatataataccgaaaacactggacatgtcaacaaaacgataacagaacatcttcccaaacacatatcaagcttatttaaaaacctcgaaagcataaacactcattcaaagtacctggaaaagggagatgtaaataaccataaccataagtTCCCGCCTCCTCAGCACGAGCGGACCGATAACACCCCAAGAGAGGCGGGACTTAAGGCAGAACAGCCAATCATCAGCCGGTCACACTCAAAGCCGGTGTCATGtttgagaggggggggggggggggcagccgCAGCGAGCGCAGACACAGAGCGGCCAGAGAAACGGAGGAGCGACTGTAGTAGGGCGTTTGTGCAAAACTGCggaaaaactgcagaaaacgtgCGGGGTTTTGAACCCTCTCACCGGGAAAAGTGTGGGTGATCCCTCACGGGTGCGACGCCcctgtatattaaaatgtaacaacATGTGATGTGGACTCCCCTTATGCTATCAAACAAACTTAACTTTATAATCATGAGCCAGAGAATCAATTAAAATAGGCTAAATTGTTAATTAAGTTAtagttatataaaatgtaaaagaaaagaagTCCAGATTCACTTTGAGGATcagactataatatatatatagtctattgCAAGCGGtaactaaaagtaaaattaaattaagatatccATATTTGTGGATAAAaggtgcttgagcacctgcccctttgccccttggtgcccaaagtgcccttttgtcaaagcaaaatgtcctcacatttttttttgtcataatatacccttttgtgaatgcctgcccatgcccaatctaaatattagtaacatttctgaataataatttagccgtcaaTAAAATGACCCACAGGATGACCTTTCACCTAACGACGACGGCCTCATCCGATCGGGACGATTCGTCACCCTGCAcgtgcattttttaattgccagaggatattttcaacaagctggtaagaggtgtttcattctcagcgaagtgattttgatgtttatttacttattattattttacaagaacgatgtgatgtgagaacatgcagatatgttgtttatattgctgtgtgtgtagcctgtagtgtagaagtagctaacgttagcatgctgtttgagggagaaacgtttcacaggcatcgagggcacCCGTCATGCCCATTCAATGTGAGGGAGCACGTACCCcttcagatttctgagccaattggattttaaatgcagcttccaaacagagtaatattttttatatattttatacaatcacagcggtgtgattagatagttcagtgcacagcatcagcttctaaattcaaatctgcgttcgctggctggcgctgaggcagagacagacgcgttcgtacaacgatCCATGATATCCAATCAGAAacgattctgttgcgcttatgaatgcaatagccaatcagagacgtgcagaagagtcatcactgaaacgcggtgttttgttcacttgctcgctggctGAATGAATTATTTAgcgcagtggttttcaacctgtgggccgcgaccCACTAAATGTTATTGCAGGTGGTCCGGCAATTactattcaagattcaagatttttattcgtcacatacacaattgtatagagcatatataaccagcagtgaaatgtgaatcaggtccgctccatggacagtgcaattattaaagaatataacataaatatatataaatataggtctggaagaatgaaataaaactaaacaataaaaatataagaataaaatataaaaaagatgtatactgtagaattaaatatagaatggaaaataatgtgcatgaaagtacactgcattcttaaatattaagatacccagggatgtacaagaggcaatgtgcattatactgtagtcttaaatattaagatacacagggatgtataagaatttatcttttatatttttgctgcatatgctccagaacaacagcagttgtgccaagtgGTACCAgcctgagttattttctgttcattgccagttcattcaataaagacagttaacaatctagcttctgagtactaagttattaacccaacaatagcggggtcagttatttttttttgcagtgggccgcggaaagatatgtgtttggttgtgtgggccgcgagttgaaaaaggttgggaaccactgatttagCGAATTCTGtgatcagaaacaacaaaaagtgcttatgtgcataatgtaatgttaagtgcttcagtgattttaatgggagtttttgagagtgcctgaactctggctagactgaatgaaaatgttctttgataatgtaaatgttctttactctctgtaaaatgaaagtgttaaaataagtaacttacaatatttgcaatattgcaaattcatttgtattaaaaatattttatggcatgatatggcacttaagtaaaaagtcgggtttttatgtgtagttaatagattacactacttttccatttattgatcaaataacaatctaaaggtgcaaaacgcgtttacttaAACAtgtttgagaatcgagatatttcctgatatattaagcatgtttgaaattgttttgaataaataggaaaaatagataaataaaacataagcctatatcagttatacagtgttgtgccccctcaaaaatcatgactgCATGATGCCCctgatcgaggggtctggtctttttatgttatttgactaaactattattatattacagtatttttttttttaacacgtagagtgccttaaaaataattatcacaacactggtaaggcttattcagattttcccattctctgaattatcattatgaaaataaaaacaattcagaaatgaattaaaatataataatattttaaatgtgacacaaatatatttttctacaatagcaacagtgtttacaacagcaagaccactttagcctgtaaactcaataatatctctctggaagtaaatgtagaaatatcaatgtca comes from the Carassius carassius chromosome 39, fCarCar2.1, whole genome shotgun sequence genome and includes:
- the LOC132120997 gene encoding homeobox protein Dlx4b-like isoform X1, whose protein sequence is MSMSFMPDTLNSLDPSKSAFLEFGHGLATNQQHLSGYAHNIYPVHGLHSGGHRQHDAPYPSTASHYRRPLGYAYPGPVSAPAPGAYMPYQPNNHNSTLAHARAEETNHEKPAVIENGEHCLNGKGKKIRKPRTIYSSVQLHALHQRFQQTQYLALPERADLAAKLGLTQTQVKIWFQNKRSKYKKIMKHGSSGPEGELLHTTSSSSPCSPGLSQLWEASMANKVPPMHPSNYMNSYGHWYPPHHQDPVPRPQMM